A single Plasmodium malariae genome assembly, chromosome: 6 DNA region contains:
- the SSB gene encoding single-stranded DNA-binding protein, putative produces MKLLLLVSIIYINYFSKIWGYISTVKIHNLNSILNKRIISTRRVNIVKLNLQNDNNNYDNNKRFFNNRPVVGEKSLNKITLIGRVGCEPDIKILNGGDKVATFSLATNEFWRDRNTNELKSKTDWHRIVVYDQNIVDLVDKYLRKGRRIYVQGSLHTRRWFGNDLNNQPKQITEIVLSYNRGDLIFLDDRRNFMTRNPPNIQYSENQNINNENINKNSNNSVDIMPQTDDNNKSDSPNDFAHALDDGANNFEGMDEDLDKEGIYDKMNTQEFDE; encoded by the coding sequence ATGAAACTTTTACTTTTGGTGagtataatatacataaattatttttccaaaatatGGGGTTACATAAGTACAGTAAAAATACACAATTTGAATAGCATTTTAAATAAGAGGATAATAAGTACTCGTAGGGTTAATATTGTAAAACTCAATTTACAAAATGACAacaataattatgataataataaaagattttttaataatagaCCAGTAGTAGGTGAAAAATcactaaataaaattaccTTAATTGGACGAGTTGGATGTGAACCagacataaaaattttaaatggaGGAGATAAAGTAGCTACGTTTAGTTTAGCAACAAATGAATTCTGGAGAGATCGAAATacaaatgaattaaaatcGAAAACAGATTGGCATAGAATAGTTGTTTATGACCAGAATATAGTAGATCTGGTggataaatatttaagaaaaggaagaagaatatatgtacaagGGTCATTACATACAAGGAGATGGTTTGGTAATGATTTAAATAATCAACCAAAACAAATAACTGAAATAGTTTTGTCCTATAACAGAGGagatttaatatttttagatGATAGACGTAATTTTATGACACGAAACCCACcaaatatacaatatagtgaaaatcaaaatataaataatgagaacataaataaaaattcaaataacAGTGTGGATATTATGCCTCAAACGGATGATAACAATAAAAGTGATAGCCCAAATGATTTTGCACACGCCCTAGACGATGGTGCTAATAACTTTGAGGGGATGGATGAAGACCTTGACAAGGAGGGGATATACGACAAAATGAATACTCAGGAGTTCGATGAGTAA